Proteins from a single region of Phycisphaeraceae bacterium D3-23:
- a CDS encoding PEP-CTERM sorting domain-containing protein has product MKLSHARIGGGLSTCALLAAALALPAQRAAAVDYFWVAPINSDWEFVQAGTGFTNWSLTSGVGTPALTFPNGANDTATIEQDNAVVVFDDGAITVGDLSFSGTNQRLDITGSPTQNATFTHDGLFTNAGTVRLTSTGVGSARLSLSNGMTNNGTVHAAVGTGSSLARNVIGNVTNNGTFDIDATVGFALSANGAAFTNDGAFNNDGDVTFASGSVFTQQGGSLDNQGSFFMLSDTFNFDGGTVTGNALTLQSSTLNIGAGSTGAGSFNMTSSGGLLTGDIASGQTVTMLGIPGLSSAVTAQGNVNSAGVINLDNTGNGTATLAAAAGFTITNDAGGVFNAREGTGTVFGRILTTDDFVNNGTFNVEDQADFLFNRSNGEFTNNAQFNIASDGEVDFGTLNVFTQQAGNLDNQGDFHMVSDTFNFNGGTVTGNALTLQSSRLNIGAGSTGAGRFNMISSGGELTGDIAAGQTVTVLGIPSLSASVTAMSDIDNAGVINLDNTGNGTATLAAAATFTITNEAGGVFNAREGTGTVFTRVLATDAFVNDGTFNVEDQADFVFNRTAGVFTNNAQVSIAAGGEVDFGSNNVFTQAAGNLDNQGDFLMVGDTFNFDGGTITGNALTLQSSALNIGVGSFGAGSFHMTSGSGVLTGDIAAAQTVTILGIPGLSASVAGMSDIQVDGTLALDNTGNGNATLSLADGFSLVNAPGGMIHARTGTGTAFARDISAQTFINHGTVTIDPGVTTNLFRTGGHTTNNNQFTVAATGSVVFGSNAIFTQGGGNLNNLGSFTMVGDTFNFNGGTITGNAVRLQSSTLNIGIASTGAGAFEMTSSGNVLTGTIAAGQTVSVLGVPGLSSSVSAPAGLTNNGTLNLDNTGNGQATLTVTGGLLANNGTLNLLTGGTQQARTVTAGVVNNGDILVQTNNASFNLAGATHVSSGTITFEAGSKLTVSGAGTTFTNLAGGTIAGSGELQLDNSIVLMNEGTIAPGASAGDLLIDADLVQTATAEFDIEIAGLTPGTGHDRLTVEGDVTIDGTLTVNVIDGFAPTAGDVYDVFDFDTSSGTFHTINLGGVGNGNTWDLTNLYSDGQLIVIRSGDLNSDGIVGVEDLDIILANWNDSVTAFDESMGDATGDGFVDDADLQIVLDQFGNTTFPGSTQVPEPGTLAMLSFVLLAGTRRRRDRSRLV; this is encoded by the coding sequence ATGAAGCTTTCCCATGCCCGTATCGGTGGCGGTCTCTCTACATGCGCCCTGCTCGCCGCGGCGCTCGCCCTGCCCGCGCAGCGCGCCGCGGCGGTCGATTACTTCTGGGTCGCCCCCATCAACAGCGACTGGGAGTTTGTCCAGGCCGGCACCGGCTTCACCAACTGGTCGCTGACCAGCGGGGTTGGCACGCCTGCGCTCACCTTCCCCAACGGCGCCAACGACACCGCGACGATCGAACAGGACAACGCCGTGGTCGTCTTCGACGACGGCGCGATCACCGTCGGCGACCTGTCCTTCTCCGGTACCAACCAACGGCTCGATATCACGGGCAGCCCGACCCAGAACGCCACGTTCACCCACGACGGGCTCTTCACCAACGCCGGCACCGTCCGCCTGACCTCGACCGGGGTCGGCAGCGCCCGGCTGTCGCTCAGCAACGGCATGACCAACAACGGCACGGTCCACGCCGCAGTCGGGACCGGCAGCAGCCTCGCCCGCAACGTCATCGGCAACGTGACCAACAACGGCACGTTCGACATCGACGCGACCGTCGGCTTCGCGCTTAGCGCGAACGGCGCGGCCTTCACCAACGACGGTGCGTTCAATAACGACGGCGACGTGACCTTCGCCAGCGGCAGTGTGTTTACCCAGCAGGGCGGCAGCCTGGACAACCAGGGCAGCTTCTTCATGCTCAGCGACACGTTCAACTTCGACGGCGGCACCGTCACAGGCAACGCGCTGACCCTCCAGAGCAGCACGCTCAACATCGGGGCCGGCTCCACCGGCGCGGGCAGCTTCAACATGACCAGCAGCGGCGGGCTGCTCACCGGCGACATCGCCTCGGGCCAGACCGTCACCATGCTGGGCATCCCCGGGCTCAGCTCGGCGGTGACGGCACAGGGCAACGTCAACAGCGCCGGCGTCATCAACCTCGACAACACCGGCAACGGTACGGCCACACTCGCCGCCGCCGCCGGCTTCACCATCACTAACGATGCTGGCGGCGTCTTCAACGCACGCGAAGGCACGGGCACCGTCTTTGGCCGCATCCTCACCACCGACGACTTCGTCAACAACGGCACATTCAATGTCGAAGACCAGGCCGACTTCTTGTTCAACCGCTCCAACGGCGAATTCACCAACAACGCGCAGTTCAACATCGCCTCCGACGGCGAGGTCGACTTCGGGACGCTCAACGTCTTTACGCAGCAAGCAGGCAACCTGGACAACCAGGGTGACTTCCACATGGTCAGCGACACGTTCAACTTCAACGGCGGGACCGTCACCGGCAACGCGTTGACGCTGCAGAGCAGCCGGCTCAATATCGGTGCCGGCTCCACCGGCGCGGGCCGCTTCAACATGATCAGCAGCGGCGGCGAACTCACCGGCGACATCGCCGCGGGCCAGACCGTCACCGTGCTGGGCATCCCCTCGCTCAGCGCGTCGGTCACGGCGATGAGTGATATCGACAACGCCGGCGTCATCAACCTCGACAACACCGGCAACGGCACGGCCACCCTCGCCGCCGCCGCCACCTTCACGATCACCAACGAAGCCGGCGGCGTCTTCAACGCCCGCGAGGGCACCGGCACCGTGTTCACCCGCGTCCTCGCGACCGACGCCTTCGTGAACGACGGCACGTTCAATGTCGAGGACCAGGCCGACTTCGTCTTCAACCGCACGGCCGGGGTCTTCACCAACAACGCCCAGGTCAGTATCGCCGCCGGGGGCGAGGTCGACTTCGGCAGCAACAACGTGTTCACACAGGCGGCGGGCAATCTGGACAACCAAGGCGACTTCCTCATGGTCGGCGACACGTTCAACTTCGACGGCGGGACCATCACCGGCAACGCGCTGACCCTCCAGAGCAGCGCGCTCAACATCGGCGTCGGGTCGTTCGGCGCGGGCAGCTTCCACATGACCAGCGGCAGCGGCGTGCTCACCGGCGACATCGCCGCGGCGCAGACCGTGACGATCCTGGGCATCCCGGGGCTCTCCGCCAGCGTCGCCGGGATGAGCGATATCCAGGTCGATGGCACGCTCGCGCTGGATAACACCGGCAACGGCAACGCGACGCTCTCGCTCGCCGACGGCTTCTCGCTGGTGAACGCGCCCGGCGGCATGATCCACGCCCGCACCGGCACGGGCACCGCGTTTGCCCGCGATATCTCGGCCCAGACCTTCATCAACCACGGCACCGTCACCATCGACCCCGGCGTCACCACCAACCTCTTCCGCACCGGCGGACACACCACCAACAACAACCAGTTCACCGTCGCCGCCACCGGCAGCGTCGTCTTCGGGTCCAACGCGATCTTCACCCAGGGCGGGGGCAACCTCAACAACCTGGGCAGCTTTACCATGGTCGGCGACACGTTCAACTTCAACGGCGGGACCATCACCGGCAACGCGGTCCGCCTCCAAAGCAGCACGCTCAACATCGGCATCGCCTCCACCGGGGCCGGGGCGTTCGAGATGACCAGCAGCGGCAACGTCCTCACCGGCACCATCGCCGCGGGCCAGACCGTCAGCGTCCTCGGCGTCCCGGGGCTCTCCTCCTCGGTCTCCGCGCCGGCCGGGCTCACCAACAACGGCACACTCAACCTCGACAACACCGGCAATGGGCAGGCGACCCTCACCGTCACCGGGGGGCTGCTCGCCAACAACGGCACACTCAACCTGCTCACCGGCGGCACCCAGCAGGCACGCACCGTCACCGCCGGCGTCGTCAACAACGGCGACATCCTCGTCCAGACCAACAACGCCAGCTTCAACCTCGCCGGCGCGACCCACGTCAGCAGTGGCACGATCACCTTCGAGGCCGGCAGCAAGCTCACTGTCAGCGGGGCCGGCACGACCTTCACCAACCTCGCCGGCGGCACCATCGCCGGCAGCGGCGAGCTCCAGCTCGACAACAGTATCGTCCTCATGAACGAGGGCACGATCGCCCCGGGCGCGTCCGCTGGCGACCTGCTCATCGACGCCGACCTCGTCCAGACCGCCACCGCCGAGTTCGATATCGAGATCGCGGGGCTCACCCCCGGCACCGGGCACGACCGCCTCACCGTCGAGGGCGATGTCACGATCGACGGCACGCTCACCGTCAACGTCATCGACGGCTTCGCGCCCACCGCGGGCGATGTCTACGACGTCTTCGACTTCGACACGTCCTCGGGCACGTTCCACACCATCAACCTCGGCGGCGTCGGCAACGGCAACACCTGGGACCTCACCAACCTCTACTCCGACGGCCAGCTCATCGTCATCCGTTCGGGCGACCTCAACTCCGACGGCATCGTCGGCGTCGAAGACCTCGACATCATCCTCGCCAACTGGAACGACAGCGTCACCGCCTTCGACGAGTCCATGGGCGACGCGACCGGCGACGGCTTCGTCGACGACGCCGACCTCCAGATCGTCCTCGACCAGTTCGGCAACACCACCTTCCCCGGCAGCACCCAGGTCCCCGAGCCCGGCACGCTCGCGATGCTGTCGTTCGTACTGCTTGCCGGGACGCGGCGGCGGCGTGACCGATCGCGCCTCGTGTAG
- a CDS encoding HEAT repeat domain-containing protein: protein MARLSDILPALLGHKSPLIDQALSEALRAAHADEVGPLAQAVLQRDRPDRSVGLILRYHELPLALKHTLVERAEDLASAIRRAATRYGKQGATNALTLIERASSTRMAYLVTAMMRHKDPDIRQRAVACLGGLARRCSTGDANSPSHLDAVSAAFLTEAVEQAVVLFATHEDPAVLEAMAQLLPRPMPEARAALSSSEHPAVAACCALTKNAASVQVRNALLPLVSLGPIRASAVEGLCQANHLGKLEDPMRSGHLLALPTVHQALRRTHEPQRLWPNARQRGEMPAQAQRFLPAFAHALPMDPQDRVLRLAGLARSKHDTTRLATLRALLAIATDPAPTDKYAVDNANDAVATFTNDPLMPLARTALWHLIRIHYTGLPRILANLVNSKHPQVRAVASRHLAPLGFDRLWQAWPKLDPPRRLSAGRALIKIDADFHRHLGTRLGSRDPAVRLRALGIVATLGQGGFFEPAMIELAGSDDPRVVASAVRALGDCTSEPAQRVLELALEHDDPRIRANAIAALGKADAARHLDKLVALADDDVQRPRANAIKTLMELSARDALPALTKMLGDTRAEHRVSALWLVDELGLLQLARQVAEMSITDDDARVKVRAGHVIQHLIEDLEHQHDEQADTPEAA, encoded by the coding sequence ATGGCCCGATTGTCCGACATCCTGCCGGCCTTGCTTGGCCACAAGAGCCCGCTCATCGACCAGGCCCTGTCCGAGGCCCTCCGCGCCGCCCATGCCGACGAGGTCGGGCCCTTGGCACAGGCGGTCCTGCAGCGCGACCGGCCCGACCGCAGCGTCGGGCTCATCCTCCGGTATCACGAGCTACCGCTCGCGCTCAAACACACCCTGGTCGAGCGGGCAGAGGACCTCGCCTCGGCCATCCGGCGGGCGGCGACCCGCTACGGCAAACAGGGCGCGACCAATGCCCTAACGCTGATCGAACGCGCCTCCTCGACCCGGATGGCGTATCTGGTCACGGCCATGATGCGGCACAAGGACCCCGACATCCGGCAGCGCGCGGTGGCGTGCCTGGGCGGGCTGGCCCGGCGGTGCAGCACGGGCGATGCCAACTCACCGTCGCACCTGGACGCGGTCAGCGCGGCGTTTTTGACCGAGGCCGTCGAGCAGGCCGTGGTGCTGTTTGCGACGCACGAAGACCCAGCGGTGCTCGAAGCGATGGCGCAGCTCCTGCCCCGGCCGATGCCCGAGGCCCGCGCGGCACTCAGCAGCAGCGAGCACCCGGCGGTCGCGGCATGCTGTGCGTTGACCAAAAACGCGGCGAGCGTTCAAGTCCGAAACGCGCTGCTGCCGCTCGTGTCGCTGGGCCCGATCCGTGCGAGCGCGGTCGAGGGGCTGTGCCAAGCGAACCACTTAGGCAAGCTCGAGGACCCAATGCGCAGCGGCCACTTGCTTGCGCTGCCCACGGTGCATCAGGCGCTCCGTCGGACCCACGAGCCCCAGCGGCTCTGGCCCAACGCCAGGCAGCGCGGCGAGATGCCCGCGCAGGCCCAGCGCTTCCTGCCCGCCTTCGCCCACGCCCTGCCGATGGACCCGCAGGACCGGGTGCTCCGGCTGGCGGGGCTCGCACGGTCCAAACACGACACCACCCGGCTGGCGACGCTGCGGGCACTGCTCGCGATCGCGACCGACCCCGCGCCGACCGACAAGTATGCCGTCGACAACGCCAACGACGCGGTCGCCACCTTCACCAATGACCCGCTCATGCCTCTGGCACGCACCGCGCTGTGGCACCTGATCCGTATCCACTACACCGGCCTGCCGCGCATCCTCGCGAACCTGGTCAACTCGAAGCACCCGCAGGTCCGCGCCGTCGCGTCGCGCCACCTCGCGCCCTTGGGTTTTGACCGGCTTTGGCAGGCCTGGCCCAAGCTCGACCCGCCCCGCCGACTCTCCGCAGGCCGGGCGCTCATCAAGATCGACGCCGACTTCCACCGCCACCTGGGGACCCGGCTTGGGTCGCGCGACCCGGCGGTCCGGCTGCGCGCCTTGGGCATCGTCGCCACACTGGGCCAGGGCGGCTTCTTCGAGCCGGCGATGATCGAGCTGGCCGGCAGCGACGACCCGCGCGTCGTCGCCAGCGCCGTCCGAGCGCTGGGCGACTGCACGAGCGAGCCGGCCCAGCGTGTACTCGAACTCGCGCTCGAGCACGACGACCCACGCATCCGCGCCAACGCGATCGCCGCGCTGGGCAAGGCCGACGCCGCGCGTCATCTCGACAAGCTTGTCGCGCTCGCCGACGACGATGTGCAACGGCCACGCGCCAACGCGATCAAAACGCTCATGGAACTCAGCGCCCGCGACGCGCTCCCGGCGTTGACGAAGATGCTTGGCGATACCCGGGCCGAGCACCGCGTCTCGGCGCTCTGGCTGGTCGACGAGCTCGGGCTGTTGCAGCTTGCGCGCCAGGTCGCGGAGATGTCGATCACGGACGACGACGCCCGCGTCAAGGTCCGGGCCGGCCACGTGATCCAGCACCTGATCGAGGACCTGGAACACCAGCACGACGAGCAGGCCGACACCCCGGAGGCCGCATGA